In Anseongella ginsenosidimutans, one genomic interval encodes:
- a CDS encoding DUF5008 domain-containing protein yields the protein MLEYKDNLVFMFNGEPAEIMEITETGVTAKVPDFASTGVISVSVEDVIVFGPEFTVTGFIKLDPTFRATAGTNNRVERVVPMPDGKMFVLGHFNNYDNKGIVRPLNRIVRTFSDGTYDPSFRTGNGANGFLTSLLPFGNKYVIAGGFGGYGQQTQNISNITVLNTNGTIDTMGIHTFRRPEQTDTIKYFPAFNGGTDGRINRVYEQEGKLIITGDFRYYLSRRYDEPNLYETRDTVILDSTEARQIIRLNADGSLDKTFRFDGNKTFQGANGNIDTYMHQEGTLAGKILVSGRFTTFDGQPAGYITRLNPDGTIDEDFKSGSGANYFIHSATYNEHLEKYVITGAFKSYDGTLAAGIAVLNKDGTLDPAFQAKIVEGGYPNYAEMLDDGLIVVSGEFTKYDGVTRNAFMVLSPDGSLAPGYNATGTFNGDLDDIIETRSEDNKRALLLVGDFYRFNNEEVDNIIRVVLE from the coding sequence ATGCTGGAATACAAGGATAACCTGGTATTCATGTTCAACGGGGAACCGGCGGAAATCATGGAAATAACCGAAACAGGCGTGACGGCAAAGGTGCCTGATTTCGCCAGTACAGGCGTTATTTCCGTGTCGGTAGAGGACGTGATCGTTTTCGGGCCGGAATTTACCGTAACCGGTTTTATCAAACTGGACCCAACCTTCCGGGCAACAGCAGGTACAAATAACCGCGTGGAGCGGGTGGTACCCATGCCGGATGGCAAGATGTTTGTTTTGGGGCACTTTAACAATTACGATAATAAAGGGATCGTGCGGCCGCTTAACCGCATTGTCCGGACTTTTTCGGACGGCACCTATGATCCTTCCTTCCGAACAGGGAATGGAGCGAACGGGTTCCTGACTTCCCTGCTGCCTTTCGGAAATAAATACGTGATCGCCGGGGGCTTTGGCGGCTACGGCCAGCAGACTCAGAATATCAGTAATATCACCGTTCTGAATACCAACGGGACCATTGATACCATGGGTATCCATACCTTCCGGAGGCCCGAACAGACCGATACCATTAAGTATTTCCCGGCCTTTAACGGAGGCACGGACGGGCGTATTAACAGGGTATATGAGCAGGAAGGGAAACTGATTATAACAGGCGATTTCCGCTATTACCTTTCCAGGCGCTATGACGAGCCAAATTTGTATGAGACAAGGGATACCGTGATCCTTGACAGTACCGAAGCGCGGCAGATCATCCGGCTGAATGCGGACGGCAGCCTGGATAAAACGTTCCGATTCGATGGCAATAAGACCTTTCAGGGTGCAAACGGAAACATTGATACCTATATGCACCAGGAAGGTACCCTGGCTGGAAAAATACTGGTAAGCGGTCGTTTTACCACTTTTGACGGGCAGCCTGCCGGCTATATTACCCGGCTGAACCCGGACGGTACTATTGATGAAGATTTCAAGTCAGGTTCCGGCGCGAATTATTTTATTCATTCCGCCACCTATAACGAACACCTGGAAAAATACGTGATCACCGGCGCGTTTAAATCTTACGACGGGACTTTGGCGGCTGGTATAGCTGTGCTGAACAAGGACGGGACGCTGGATCCGGCTTTTCAGGCCAAGATAGTCGAGGGTGGTTATCCCAATTATGCAGAAATGCTGGACGACGGCCTTATTGTAGTTAGCGGCGAATTCACCAAATACGATGGGGTTACCCGAAATGCATTCATGGTCTTGAGTCCGGATGGCTCGCTGGCTCCCGGTTATAACGCAACGGGGACATTTAACGGTGACCTGGATGATATTATAGAAACCAGGTCAGAAGACAATAAGCGCGCACTACTACTTGTTGGCGATTTTTACCGCTTTAATAATGAAGAAGTTGACAACATTATAAGAGTGGTGCTGGAGTAG
- a CDS encoding DUF5008 domain-containing protein, with protein sequence MIKKYVYIACGMLLVLGSPGCSKDEQVFEEPYPQGREPLGIKIDPAQIPQPASGDLAPW encoded by the coding sequence ATGATTAAGAAGTACGTTTATATCGCTTGCGGCATGCTGCTTGTCCTGGGCTCGCCCGGCTGCAGTAAGGATGAACAGGTATTTGAAGAACCTTACCCGCAGGGCCGGGAACCGCTGGGGATCAAAATAGATCCTGCCCAGATTCCGCAGCCCGCTTCCGGGGACCTGGCACCGTGGTAA
- a CDS encoding fasciclin domain-containing protein, with the protein MSSNNIKRYAKIAILYLGVAAGLTSCAKDDYYRDGGLADPNFEGSMLAYLESKPVEFDTIAQLVKLAGLDELLQTGDVTFFAPSDSEVKDLIGYVGRDGLNNRLYALKKDTIRVLADVDSLIWKKYLERHLFRGSNFLADYPQIDHSLKQIYPGRIIIH; encoded by the coding sequence ATGAGCAGCAATAATATAAAACGATACGCGAAAATAGCCATCCTGTACCTGGGTGTTGCAGCAGGGTTGACCTCCTGTGCAAAGGATGACTATTACCGGGACGGCGGGCTGGCTGATCCGAACTTTGAGGGCAGTATGCTTGCGTACCTGGAATCCAAGCCGGTGGAATTCGACACCATTGCACAGCTGGTCAAACTGGCCGGGCTGGATGAACTCCTTCAAACCGGTGACGTCACCTTTTTTGCTCCCAGCGATTCCGAGGTGAAGGATCTGATCGGCTATGTTGGGCGCGATGGTCTTAATAACAGACTGTACGCCCTTAAAAAAGACACCATCAGAGTGCTGGCCGATGTGGATTCGCTGATCTGGAAAAAGTACCTGGAGCGGCACCTGTTCAGAGGGAGCAATTTCCTGGCGGACTACCCACAGATAGATCATAGCCTGAAGCAGATCTATCCGGGGAGAATTATTATTCACTGA
- a CDS encoding RagB/SusD family nutrient uptake outer membrane protein: MKKLISCLLILVVLGLAGCKDYLDVEPIDRLTGNNYFKNREDVESNITGMYGLFFTKINETHFIGAVGEYRAGEVMAAPGGDNFNARRVVEVLGENDLISAISSDTPWDWYNLVRITDWRAYYQVIQSANILIKALEDGIEELSETETKRYIAECVFIRSFTYFWMVRLYGDVVYYTDAFHSEPLPREDMVSVLNKSIADMNAHKDDLPWTYADPALRGVRASRGGAIALLMNMNMWNAGFDEANRTAYYTETADLGQELIQSSAYSLVPLSEWATVVKGRSVESLFEFFRSINYGDQNSALAPFADHFLRYPFKRPEFTHRVSLAYYKALYMMKLYPSDVGDSRRTLWFEDIYADDGTFMILKYAHNRYASGEEDRNPDNTFLIFRYAGAILLRAEALAELGRDDEAIAMVNMIRARAEAAPYAGGGGPDLKNFIFMERSRELIGEGHHYFDLVRTRRILNAQWTYNVLTLDEFNRGAWTWPLNGNARFNNPFIVLNEYWLNQGF, from the coding sequence ATGAAAAAACTGATAAGCTGTTTACTGATTCTCGTGGTGCTGGGGCTGGCAGGCTGCAAAGATTACCTGGACGTGGAGCCCATTGACAGACTCACCGGGAACAATTATTTTAAGAACAGGGAAGACGTCGAATCCAATATAACGGGGATGTACGGCTTGTTCTTTACCAAGATCAACGAGACGCATTTTATTGGCGCTGTAGGTGAATACCGGGCCGGTGAAGTAATGGCGGCCCCGGGCGGCGACAACTTCAACGCCCGGAGAGTCGTAGAAGTATTAGGGGAAAATGACCTGATCTCGGCCATTTCCTCCGATACTCCCTGGGATTGGTATAACCTGGTTCGTATTACGGACTGGAGAGCCTATTACCAGGTGATCCAGTCGGCTAATATCCTGATAAAAGCCCTTGAAGACGGGATTGAGGAGTTGTCGGAAACGGAAACCAAGCGTTATATAGCGGAGTGCGTTTTCATCAGGTCTTTCACCTATTTCTGGATGGTACGGCTTTACGGAGATGTCGTGTATTATACCGATGCCTTTCATTCCGAGCCGCTTCCAAGGGAAGATATGGTATCCGTGCTGAACAAATCCATTGCCGATATGAATGCGCATAAAGATGACCTGCCCTGGACCTATGCTGATCCGGCGCTGCGCGGCGTGCGGGCCAGCAGGGGAGGAGCCATTGCGCTGCTAATGAATATGAATATGTGGAATGCCGGCTTCGATGAAGCTAACCGGACCGCCTATTATACCGAAACTGCTGATCTTGGCCAGGAACTGATCCAGAGCAGCGCTTATAGCCTGGTGCCTTTGTCGGAATGGGCAACCGTGGTAAAGGGTCGCTCTGTGGAAAGCTTATTCGAATTTTTCCGAAGTATTAATTACGGGGATCAGAATTCCGCGCTGGCGCCCTTTGCCGACCACTTTCTGCGCTATCCTTTTAAGCGGCCGGAATTTACCCACCGGGTGAGCCTGGCTTATTACAAGGCGCTTTATATGATGAAACTGTACCCCTCCGATGTAGGAGACAGCCGGCGGACCCTATGGTTTGAAGATATATATGCCGACGACGGCACGTTCATGATCCTGAAATACGCCCATAACCGGTATGCTTCCGGGGAAGAGGACAGGAACCCGGATAATACTTTCCTGATCTTCCGGTATGCCGGGGCCATCCTGCTTCGCGCTGAAGCGCTGGCCGAACTGGGCCGGGATGATGAAGCCATTGCCATGGTAAACATGATACGCGCAAGGGCAGAGGCCGCTCCCTACGCGGGCGGCGGCGGGCCCGATCTGAAAAATTTTATTTTCATGGAACGCTCGCGGGAACTCATTGGTGAAGGCCATCACTATTTCGACCTGGTGCGTACCCGCCGGATCCTGAACGCACAGTGGACCTATAACGTACTTACCCTTGACGAGTTTAACCGTGGCGCCTGGACCTGGCCGCTCAATGGCAATGCAAGGTTCAATAACCCTTTTATTGTACTGAATGAGTACTGGCTGAATCAAGGCTTTTAA
- a CDS encoding SusC/RagA family TonB-linked outer membrane protein → MKRLLLLLALFSSSLISLELMAQSGQVTVSGTVIDNVDNLGLPGVTVSVGSPERALTATDAEGRFSVSVESGSTLHFHLIGFLDRSVTLKAGQTSLQVTLSVDDNQLEEVVVRGYVTRSKEETTGSSFTITAEEIQDVPVANVESLLQGKVPGLNIQVNTGAPGFRGSTQIRGLSTLAVSGSGSETFLQPTSPLYVIDGVPMDADKASEFGFQQQGPGISPLSMIPQEDIASIEILKDAQATSLYGSRAAYGVIIITTKRGNSKIPRIRYRTNFFVKTPPKLRETLGGNAERRLKINQIRQNTLSPYDLERISWTPFLADSLNSFYNNSTDWQSIFYQTTYNQTHNLAIDGGDTKFNYKANLGYYAENGIIKNTGFDRYNLTMNMEFKPTDKLRFFGSMFGSIGKQKKGDGVGLLQQGVAENGQSSTLLPGPSFFQASSGVISALQTENDNSARNLRTNLDVRYTVIEGMNIASSISYDFTANLEDTFTPAAANQQFAEVYAFAGRDYTLYNRNSITYSKDFNDDHGIFVNVFNEFRKGGSQNRVTRQARSPEDQLQGPWGFDGYFSRGGGVLTNFKDAREASFAGAISYNFRKKYIVDFTYHMSGSSGSGSENPYSKFPAIGLKWNFYRENWFQNSDWLSSGALRLTWGKNVMPSRSLDALYGKYNLTGNYNNNAGILIDFDKLPNPFLKPTTTEQYNFGFDAALFNNRIDLIFDAYYKEVQNLEMERFLTNSTGFNKFYSNDAAIANYGYELYVNVRPLSPSSPVTWNLSVNGAINKDVLIALPEEFNNQTIKFDGGEYKQHTLFRVGSNTLSNYLSTNEGVFATDADVPVDPATGLRYRTGGGAYFEGGDPMLKDVNQDYIMDSRDYEMSGNSQPLVTGGLSTTISYKGFGLNVYASFTLKRTVLNNALAERFRLMGDPFGSKAVVPLENIDMWLQPGDLATYPYAYDYSRYSRINPFRLDQTLWAEDGSYLKINNVTLSYMFTKKTVRRLGLANLRIYFSTDNLVTFSPYSGPNPENVTSMGRDASGGYPVARTYNVGLNLEL, encoded by the coding sequence ATGAAAAGATTACTATTATTACTGGCACTCTTTAGCAGTTCCCTCATAAGCCTGGAACTGATGGCCCAAAGCGGACAGGTAACGGTGAGCGGTACGGTCATCGATAACGTTGACAACCTGGGGCTGCCCGGGGTGACTGTTTCCGTAGGGTCGCCGGAACGCGCCCTGACCGCCACCGATGCCGAAGGGCGGTTTAGCGTAAGCGTGGAATCCGGCTCGACGCTGCATTTCCACCTGATCGGCTTCCTGGACAGAAGTGTAACCCTCAAGGCAGGCCAGACCAGCCTGCAGGTAACCCTGTCCGTAGACGACAATCAGCTGGAAGAAGTGGTGGTACGCGGCTATGTAACCCGTTCCAAGGAAGAAACAACCGGATCTTCCTTTACCATCACAGCGGAAGAGATCCAGGATGTACCGGTTGCCAACGTGGAATCCCTGCTGCAGGGGAAAGTTCCCGGCCTGAATATCCAGGTAAATACCGGCGCCCCCGGTTTCCGGGGAAGTACACAGATCCGCGGGTTATCCACCCTGGCTGTTTCGGGGTCAGGAAGCGAAACCTTCCTCCAGCCCACCTCGCCGCTTTATGTGATCGACGGCGTGCCTATGGATGCCGATAAGGCTTCCGAGTTCGGTTTCCAGCAGCAGGGACCGGGTATCAGCCCGCTGTCCATGATCCCCCAGGAAGATATTGCCAGTATTGAGATCCTGAAGGATGCCCAGGCAACTTCCCTTTACGGATCACGGGCGGCTTACGGGGTGATCATTATTACCACCAAGAGAGGGAATTCCAAAATTCCGCGGATACGTTACCGGACTAATTTCTTCGTGAAAACACCGCCTAAACTCCGGGAAACACTCGGCGGAAATGCCGAACGGCGCCTGAAGATCAACCAGATCCGCCAAAATACGCTGTCCCCGTATGACCTGGAACGTATTTCCTGGACCCCTTTCCTGGCTGACAGTTTGAATTCCTTTTACAATAATTCAACCGACTGGCAGAGCATTTTTTACCAAACCACTTATAACCAAACCCATAACCTGGCTATTGACGGCGGGGATACCAAATTCAATTACAAAGCAAACCTTGGTTATTACGCGGAGAACGGGATCATAAAGAATACCGGTTTTGACCGCTATAACCTGACGATGAATATGGAGTTCAAGCCTACCGATAAGCTGCGGTTTTTCGGTTCCATGTTCGGCTCCATAGGAAAACAGAAAAAAGGCGATGGCGTAGGTTTGCTGCAGCAAGGAGTAGCGGAGAACGGGCAAAGCTCCACGCTGCTGCCGGGCCCATCCTTCTTCCAGGCCAGCAGCGGGGTTATTTCCGCCCTGCAGACGGAAAATGATAACAGCGCCCGGAACCTCCGTACCAACCTGGATGTTCGTTATACAGTAATCGAAGGCATGAATATCGCCTCCAGCATCAGCTATGATTTTACGGCCAACCTGGAAGATACCTTTACGCCGGCGGCGGCCAACCAGCAGTTTGCCGAAGTATATGCCTTTGCGGGAAGAGATTATACGCTCTATAACCGGAACAGTATTACTTACAGCAAGGATTTTAATGACGATCACGGAATTTTCGTGAACGTCTTCAATGAATTTCGCAAGGGAGGTTCGCAGAACAGGGTCACCCGCCAGGCCCGCTCGCCTGAGGACCAGCTGCAGGGCCCCTGGGGCTTTGACGGCTACTTTTCCCGGGGCGGCGGCGTCCTCACCAATTTCAAGGATGCCCGCGAGGCCTCCTTCGCCGGCGCCATTTCCTACAACTTCAGAAAGAAGTATATTGTAGACTTTACCTATCATATGAGCGGATCCTCCGGAAGCGGCAGCGAGAACCCTTATTCAAAATTCCCTGCGATAGGTTTGAAATGGAACTTTTACAGGGAGAACTGGTTCCAAAACAGCGACTGGCTTTCAAGCGGGGCGCTCCGCCTTACCTGGGGCAAGAACGTAATGCCCTCCCGTTCGCTTGACGCCTTGTATGGAAAATACAACCTTACAGGCAATTACAATAATAACGCGGGCATCCTGATCGACTTTGATAAACTTCCTAACCCCTTCCTCAAGCCGACAACCACCGAACAGTATAACTTCGGTTTTGACGCCGCCTTATTCAACAACCGGATCGACCTGATCTTTGACGCGTATTACAAGGAAGTGCAGAACCTGGAAATGGAAAGGTTCCTGACCAATTCAACCGGCTTTAATAAATTCTACAGTAACGATGCGGCCATTGCCAATTACGGCTACGAACTGTACGTGAACGTCCGGCCGTTGTCGCCCAGCAGCCCGGTTACCTGGAATTTATCGGTCAACGGGGCCATAAATAAAGACGTGCTTATTGCGCTGCCAGAAGAATTTAATAATCAAACGATCAAATTCGACGGCGGCGAATATAAGCAGCATACCTTATTCCGGGTGGGCTCTAACACGCTTTCCAATTACCTGAGTACCAATGAGGGAGTTTTTGCCACGGATGCGGATGTTCCGGTTGATCCGGCCACCGGCCTCCGGTACCGTACCGGAGGCGGGGCGTACTTTGAAGGTGGCGACCCTATGTTAAAGGACGTAAACCAGGATTATATAATGGACTCGCGCGATTATGAAATGTCCGGGAATTCCCAGCCGCTGGTAACCGGAGGGCTTTCCACGACTATTTCCTATAAGGGTTTCGGGCTTAATGTATATGCTTCCTTTACGCTGAAACGAACTGTCCTGAATAATGCGCTTGCCGAGCGTTTTCGCCTGATGGGCGATCCTTTCGGCAGCAAGGCGGTAGTCCCCCTGGAAAATATCGATATGTGGCTGCAGCCGGGAGATCTGGCTACCTACCCGTATGCTTACGATTATTCCCGCTACTCCCGCATAAACCCTTTCCGGCTGGATCAGACCCTTTGGGCGGAGGATGGTTCTTACCTGAAGATCAATAACGTGACCCTTTCCTATATGTTTACGAAAAAGACGGTGCGCCGGTTAGGCCTGGCCAACCTGCGGATTTATTTTTCTACGGATAACCTGGTCACTTTTTCACCCTATAGCGGCCCCAACCCGGAAAACGTGACCAGTATGGGCCGGGACGCTTCCGGGGGATATCCTGTAGCGCGGACTTACAATGTTGGGTTAAACCTGGAATTATAA
- a CDS encoding DUF5007 domain-containing protein codes for MKMKQFKFGIRSAVLFLLPLLVGFSGCREIFDLPEERDYLGKNLNYSDKILEPILGRTTVMGGFNADNSTMPMTFEIVNARYGDGRPVTDLFQVRPTWVWTAAYDGLETSLEEINAKRKLEERPLFEIRPSGEFILWGSSSNELIAPRPADSSSLTQEIRFFDVKISNSGGDTILKDFQIIPWRERPYEPSNDMNYYTGGIARDPNDLKNPFKRDYIQPGIDNIVGATTNRQMVNNEEIKDLVAYIRPFEGGNGHNLRFRFIGPDSSAIHPASFNDTKWDRLVHGFNMEMTDEYVQYDVAYPIPLVDIRTAFSNGSSANVKFNYSRGAFGGGRSFSSFWLDFEIFREGDWEIVFHFRNDLPKFEDE; via the coding sequence ATGAAAATGAAACAATTCAAGTTCGGGATCAGAAGCGCAGTCCTGTTTCTGCTGCCGTTGCTGGTGGGGTTTTCCGGTTGCAGGGAGATCTTCGACCTGCCGGAGGAAAGGGATTACCTTGGCAAAAACCTGAATTATTCCGATAAGATACTGGAACCTATTCTTGGGAGAACGACCGTCATGGGAGGTTTCAATGCCGACAACTCCACGATGCCTATGACCTTTGAGATCGTGAACGCCCGCTACGGCGACGGAAGGCCGGTAACGGACCTGTTCCAGGTTAGGCCTACCTGGGTATGGACCGCAGCTTATGACGGATTGGAAACCAGCCTCGAAGAGATCAATGCCAAACGAAAGCTGGAAGAACGGCCCCTCTTTGAAATTCGTCCATCGGGGGAATTCATCCTCTGGGGCTCTTCAAGTAATGAACTTATCGCTCCCAGGCCGGCAGACAGTTCCAGCCTTACGCAGGAAATCCGGTTTTTCGATGTGAAGATTTCCAATTCGGGCGGTGATACTATCCTGAAGGATTTCCAGATCATCCCCTGGCGGGAACGTCCCTACGAACCGTCCAACGATATGAATTATTATACGGGAGGAATAGCCCGGGACCCCAATGATCTGAAGAACCCCTTTAAAAGAGATTATATCCAGCCCGGGATCGACAACATCGTGGGAGCCACTACAAACCGGCAAATGGTGAATAATGAAGAAATCAAGGACCTCGTAGCTTATATCCGTCCATTTGAAGGAGGAAACGGCCATAATCTCCGCTTCCGCTTTATTGGCCCTGATTCTTCAGCCATTCATCCTGCCAGCTTCAACGATACCAAATGGGACCGGCTGGTGCATGGCTTCAATATGGAGATGACCGATGAATACGTGCAGTACGACGTAGCCTATCCGATTCCCCTGGTGGATATCCGTACCGCGTTTTCCAACGGGTCGAGTGCGAACGTGAAGTTTAACTATTCCCGCGGCGCGTTTGGGGGAGGACGGTCCTTCTCATCCTTCTGGCTTGATTTTGAAATATTCAGGGAAGGCGACTGGGAGATCGTATTCCACTTCCGTAACGATCTCCCCAAGTTTGAAGACGAATAA
- a CDS encoding discoidin domain-containing protein: protein MKRLNYYIGFTVFLAAFAVLQGCSKDEGFYSRKVTEKDFEGSVLEYLESKPGIYDSLLLVTHRLGLEETLQDSAITLFALTNSSFGLAVTNLNNLRETTDKPFGFLSNIDYLHLDTMMSWYIIRGKYEADSLTQQDGLMLEGVRFNYPMHAKLARSNSSGYEGGGPKIIEFSNTNESQFLRYWVTTTTASVNVRTRNGVIHVLTPDHIFGFNEFVSRLTFNPPPPNLMLLVGGTFSVSKDNNAGPGGGEGSLKVIDNDVNTKFLNEYPSDLWMQYVFNEPVVAGAYTVTSANDAPDRDPRDWNFQGSHDGETWVQLDKRVGEVFEERYQTKVYRFNNDVAYTYYRINITRNYGSNLFQLAEWTINKSR from the coding sequence ATGAAGCGGTTAAATTATTATATCGGTTTTACAGTTTTCCTGGCTGCCTTCGCGGTACTCCAGGGCTGCTCCAAGGATGAGGGATTTTACAGCAGGAAAGTGACGGAAAAAGATTTCGAGGGGAGTGTGCTGGAATACCTGGAAAGCAAGCCGGGGATCTATGATTCCCTGTTGCTGGTAACACACAGGCTTGGCCTGGAAGAAACGCTCCAGGACAGCGCCATTACACTCTTCGCATTGACCAATTCCAGTTTCGGACTGGCGGTCACCAACCTGAACAACCTGCGTGAAACCACAGACAAGCCTTTCGGTTTCCTGTCGAATATCGACTATCTGCACCTGGATACGATGATGAGCTGGTACATTATCCGGGGGAAATACGAAGCCGATTCCCTCACCCAGCAGGACGGCTTAATGCTGGAGGGAGTTCGTTTTAATTATCCCATGCATGCCAAATTAGCCCGGTCTAATTCTTCCGGCTATGAAGGCGGCGGGCCCAAGATCATTGAATTCAGCAATACGAACGAAAGCCAGTTCTTGCGCTACTGGGTGACCACCACCACGGCGTCGGTAAACGTACGTACCCGCAACGGGGTCATTCATGTGTTAACACCGGATCATATTTTCGGGTTTAATGAATTCGTGAGCCGGCTGACCTTTAATCCGCCGCCGCCTAACCTGATGCTGCTCGTGGGCGGTACCTTCTCGGTATCCAAGGATAATAACGCAGGCCCGGGCGGGGGAGAAGGTTCGCTGAAGGTGATTGATAACGATGTCAATACGAAATTCCTCAATGAATACCCGTCGGACCTCTGGATGCAATATGTATTTAACGAACCCGTGGTGGCGGGCGCCTATACGGTCACATCGGCAAACGATGCGCCCGACCGCGACCCCAGGGATTGGAACTTCCAGGGATCGCATGACGGGGAAACCTGGGTGCAGCTGGATAAACGGGTAGGGGAAGTGTTCGAAGAACGCTATCAAACCAAAGTGTACCGGTTCAACAACGATGTAGCCTATACTTATTACCGGATTAATATTACCCGCAATTATGGAAGTAACCTCTTCCAGCTGGCTGAATGGACAATTAATAAATCAAGATAA
- a CDS encoding RagB/SusD family nutrient uptake outer membrane protein: MKILRASLFFLALCTAGCEKVLDIDSTRTVGEKNMWNSLEDTRGALMGTYGLVRAAMADNNAHWLYGDVRAGEFKSPIRQDLKAIIANDLNASYESLEALSNWRRWFAAINSANLFLERVGEVKAADPRYTDNNMKVDIAQIRFLRAFSYFYMVRIWGDVPLITSSHDGNFENKSRENYQKVLAWAENEMKEAALDLPYRYSAGDEQQPGNYYNETSGRWDGALARKLSAYAVLGHMAAWQGNYPDAANYTSFVMENYQKGSNSWTSTADLTNSNGFFYNKRINHLFGLNFDWGHVDASFTGHIEELTLASPVINKSAPDIYLPKDSILSIFNESDDQRFSIDTIGQPQSERYFTNFNGKYPIFSKIKVIMNGGTDPDFRIFSSALVYTRLEDVALLRAEALAVLGETQGAIEMLNIIRELRGLEPYDEAINGNLVDAIFKERQRELMGEGHRWYDLVRYHKIRQLDPEFTQLIQSGEFTGRCPGRC; encoded by the coding sequence ATGAAAATATTGAGGGCGAGTCTTTTCTTTCTTGCATTATGCACAGCAGGCTGCGAGAAAGTTCTTGATATTGATTCCACCAGAACGGTGGGCGAAAAAAACATGTGGAACTCGCTGGAAGATACACGGGGCGCCCTGATGGGTACTTACGGGCTTGTCCGGGCAGCGATGGCTGATAACAACGCACATTGGTTATACGGAGATGTCCGGGCGGGAGAATTTAAAAGCCCCATTCGTCAGGACCTGAAGGCGATCATTGCGAATGATCTGAATGCGTCCTATGAGTCCCTTGAAGCGCTTTCGAACTGGCGGCGCTGGTTCGCTGCGATAAATTCCGCCAATCTCTTCCTGGAGCGGGTAGGAGAGGTAAAGGCGGCGGACCCCCGTTATACGGATAATAACATGAAGGTGGATATTGCCCAGATACGGTTCCTGCGCGCATTTTCCTATTTCTATATGGTTCGTATCTGGGGCGACGTTCCCCTAATCACCAGCTCCCATGACGGGAATTTTGAGAACAAATCCCGGGAAAATTACCAGAAGGTGCTGGCCTGGGCGGAAAATGAAATGAAGGAAGCCGCACTCGATTTACCCTACAGGTACAGCGCAGGCGACGAACAGCAGCCTGGAAATTATTATAACGAAACCTCAGGCAGATGGGACGGCGCGCTGGCAAGGAAGCTTAGCGCCTATGCCGTGCTGGGTCATATGGCTGCCTGGCAGGGCAACTACCCGGATGCGGCCAATTATACGAGTTTCGTGATGGAAAACTATCAAAAAGGAAGCAATAGCTGGACCTCTACAGCTGATCTCACCAATTCCAATGGGTTTTTCTATAATAAAAGGATCAACCATCTTTTTGGGCTGAACTTTGACTGGGGGCACGTGGACGCTTCTTTCACGGGCCACATTGAAGAACTGACCCTGGCCTCGCCGGTGATCAATAAAAGCGCACCCGATATTTACCTGCCCAAAGATTCCATTCTTTCCATTTTTAACGAATCCGATGATCAGCGTTTCAGTATTGACACTATCGGGCAGCCGCAGTCGGAACGCTACTTCACGAACTTCAACGGCAAGTACCCTATTTTCTCCAAGATAAAGGTGATCATGAACGGTGGTACCGATCCCGACTTCCGCATATTTTCAAGCGCACTCGTTTATACGCGGCTTGAAGACGTCGCCCTGCTGCGGGCGGAAGCCCTGGCGGTACTTGGGGAAACCCAGGGCGCTATTGAAATGCTGAATATCATCCGGGAACTACGCGGGCTGGAACCTTATGACGAGGCCATAAACGGAAACCTGGTAGATGCCATTTTCAAAGAAAGGCAGCGGGAACTTATGGGCGAAGGCCATCGCTGGTATGACCTTGTCCGTTATCACAAGATCAGGCAGCTGGACCCGGAATTCACTCAGCTGATACAGTCGGGGGAATTTACTGGCCGGTGTCCAGGGCGTTGCTGA